AGCGGCAATCCACGGTGGGAGGGTTGAGAGCTTGCTGAGATGATAAAGGGTTCGTTGCGATTCGCGTCGGGTGACAAGGTTGGGGCAAGGAATCGGCCATGACCTGGGAGCCTGAGCAGCAACTCAATTGACCCAGCCCAAAGACCATAGGTTGACCCTCTTTATCCTCATGAAAAAATAACACACTGATTCATGAGGCACTGAAGACGCGGAGCTTGACCTCAAATTCGGAAACAACGGGTCAAAACGCGTTTCGCGCAGCTCACGCGCAAGGTAGTATCGTTGCTCGGTCGACTCGGTCACAACCGATAACAAGATTTCAGGTGGCCAAGCATTCGAAGTCTTATTTGAGTTGCAGACGTCCTGACAATGGAATGTGGTTGGGGCTCGGGAACATGTGTCCCGTCGGAGACCTTCGGCGCCAGGTGACGTGCTTGAACGACAATATAACGACTGCACCCGCAACGATGACGACTATGGCGATAATGACCATAGCGACGATGACCATGTGACATCTAGCCACTCCTTTTGTCGACAGGAGGCACATCTGTAGGACCGCTGGTAGCCTCAACAGGCAGTTCCACCGCTGCGCTACTAATGGATGTACCGCCATGAGCTTGAAGCTCATGAACCGTTGACACATCAGGCGAGGCCAACTCCGGCGGGTCCCGCCAGTTCGCCCCTGGGAGTTCGGATTCTGACACAGCGGCGACCCAAGGGGGTTGTTTGCCGTTTGACATTGAGGAGGGGACCGTGCTACCCAACTCAGTAAGATGAGACGGGGCAGCGAATGTACTTGGACCGGCATCCAGCTCGGGTTTCGTCCCCCCATTGCTGTCTTGCTGTCCTTGACCGTCCGGTGAGGTGTTTCCACCGCTGCGGTTTCGCTTTCGCTTGAGCACGAAAAAAAGGAACGCAGCGCCGAGAATCGCAACGACAGGGACAAGTACACCAATCGCGATTTTGGCAGAAAGTGGTAGTCCGCTGTCTGATTCTCCTCCAGGTGACGGTAGActggatgaggatgatgagaTATTGCCGGAACCTGATGCTGCTGTGGATTTCGGAGCGCCATCTTCTGTCTTGCTTGCCTGGGCACCGCTCTGAATTAGGAATATCCGTCTAGCCATCGCCACTGCGCCGCTTTGAAAGTTATCGGGTGTCATGGTTGTTGTCGTGACACCGCATTTGCTATCTGTGTACGCCTTTCCGGTGATAGCTTTGCCTTGCGTGCCGCTTGACGAGCACGATAACATGGAATCCACGGCGCAGGCATAACCCCTAATTGAATAGTTAGCAGAGCACGACACAACGATTATAGAGGATGCAAATGCTTTGCCAGGTACAGTACGCGAAGATAACTACATATTGGAGAGCTAGGCAACTATGGAAGAGGGGCGAGGAAAGGCAAATGTTAGAACTTACGTAGGACAACATGCTAGAGCGGTTTGCCCATCAGAAATCATGTTCCACATTTGGATATGGGCTGTGTCGCTCCAAGTGCTGCTGGTTGGAGACGGTTTTCCCGGTCCGCGTTCTATGGAGCAGGCGATGGTCCATCCGGCAGGACACACGCGCCCCGGCGAGAAGACCCCAACGGTGTCATGCTCTAAATTCAGCCCCAGTAAAGACGAGGAACCTTTTGGTACGCAAGAACTGCGGTACAGAAGGTCCGAATTGGTCGATGTTTGACCATAGGTCTCACAACCCCTTCCCCAGAAACCCACAAAGCCATCTTTCTCGGAATTGTAGCGGCTGAGTAATAATGTAGAACAGTCGGACGGCGGCGTAAATGATGTTGTCAGTGGGCCGACAGCGGTGGGAGTGTAGTCAATCATTATGAGAACACTCTGCTCGGGCACGAGGTCGTTTGGCCGACAACTGATGTGTGACCTTGGCTGAAGGCGGATTCGTCCTTCCTCAAGGCTGGCACCGCTGTTGTTTAATACTTCTGCGGGCTGGGGTGCAGGGCTGACTCGCATCGCTTCTCAGTCCGGCTTAGCCGCTTGCTGCACTGCGTAGCTCGTTTGGTCAGGGGGAACGAAATGGGTAAGACATGGAGGTTGGGCGGACGCAAGGCCCCAGGGGCCGGCCCCCGATGTAGGAGGATTCGAGCCTCCACACCATGCAGCGCGTGGGGGCTCGGGAGCTTCCCGTAGACCAGTACAAGTGGCTACCGCAACTGCATGTGCCATCACGTTCCTGGCCAGAGTTCAACACCATGGTGCAGATGGCAGTTTGTCTTGGTTGGAGACATTTGCCTAGTATACGCGGCTTCGATCCTGGGATACGCCAGATTTGCTGTCCACGATAGAAGAGGGATTCCGGTGCGTGTATGTAAGTtcacgccgacggcatcagCTTCGCAGCTCGTCACCCAGCTCAGACGTATAGCATTTGGCGACAACCAATATATGGAAGTCGATGTCATAGAATGTGTGTGTCATTGGTACCTCAAAGACTGTCTTCGACGCTGGGAAGCGGCAATATATATCTTCCCGGCCAGCCACGCAGCGCTGCTGGTCCTTTATGGGGAACTCCGACAACATTTGATGGTGGTGCAACTGCTGAACTGTATCGTGGAGTTCAGTCGATAGATCATAGGAGATTCTAAAGGCGAGCCGAAATAACTGCGAAAGGATACTAATTTAACGCGGTATGGCGAAGCGAGTAAAAAACAAATAGAAATAAATACGCCTTACTTTGGGGATGCTACGTTTCCCGGTAGGAGTAATAGCGTATTCTTGTCTATGGGTGAAGCCTTGAAGGCGCATGGACCCCGTTGGTGCCTTTTATCTGGCTGTGGGGCTGATCCACGTCGTGCAGAAACGCTTACATAATACATCTTCACCAGTGGCTCGAGCGCCGAACGTGTCCTGAAGCTCCATCACACACGCCAAGGGCAAAGGTACGTATCCTCTGGAGCTCCCAGCTCAATTTGAATCAGGCGCCCCTGGCGTTCCTCCACCAAAAACTCCTCCCTCAACACTGGACGTGGCACGacctccttcctctcccatgcccctcgacgacgacgacgtcgaccgcAGAGACTGAGGACGCAAACATGTGGATCCTTCCCCTTATCGGCTATGCGGGAGCCATCCTGGGCTTCTGCTTCCTGACGCTGGCCATCGCGTCGGGACTCTACTACCTctcggagctcgtcgaggaacacaccgtcatcgccaagcGCCTCTTGACGCGCCTCATCTACACCGTCATTGGCGTGCAGGTCGCGCTgtggctgctcgacggcttcCCCTTCTGGTCCTCGCTCctgggcatcgtcgcccacgtcgtcTACCTCGGCAACATGCGCCGCTTCCCCTTTGTGCGGCTGTCCGACCCGCTGTTCCTGCTGTCGTGCCGTAAgcgcgcccccctcccctatGCGACATGTTCCTGCCCTCATCGCGAGTCTCGCTGACGGCCCGTGGCGTGTGCAGTCCTTGTCCTGCTCGATCACTGGGTCTGGTTCCGGCACTTCTCGCACAGCCAGACGCGCGCGTACCAGCGCTCCTCGTActacgacgccgtcgacgcgccgaGCTTCACCATGATCGCGTCCTACTTCGGCTTGTGCGTCTGGCTCGTGCCGTTTGCTCTCTTCGTGAGCTTGTCGGCCGGCGACAACgtgctgccgacgatgggCACCGAGCCGGTGCGTGGCGTCGATGGCAAGGCCCGCCCGCAGGGCATGGTCAAGGCTGTCGTGGACTCGGTTCGCGGCGCCATAGGCGAGATTGCCGGGCTCACGGGCCTGGAACGGCCATGAGAGGCCGAATAGTGAGACGCGAAGTTAACGACGAAACGACGAcatgccgcgccgcgggTTGCGAGACTGGCAGCGAGACGACACGAATGGTAAGTCGACTTGAGAAATTTCCTTAGGAGTCTTGTCGGGCCATTGTGATGAAGCAACCTTTACGCTAGATGGTATATGACAAGGCCAAGCCTTGCATGATCGTTTTAAAGTAGTCATAGTTACACTGAATGGGTGTTTGGGCAGCCGGTTTGATGCATAATATGGCCATGCGCTCTGCTAACGAGAAGCTAGGTACGAAGGGCTCTACGACGTAGAGCAAAGCCCTCAAAAGCCGATCGCCAGACCGCTACACCCAAATGGGAGGCCCGTGCGACCATCGACTCAGGGCACTCGAGCCGATGTCTGCACAGGGCTTTGTCCAAATTGCCCCAGGTGTTTGAACCGAGCAGATGACCCTGCTTTGTGGGTTTGGGCATGACTGACGTTGCATCTGTCACCACGTGGGGCCGGGAGCACAATCCCCCACACCTCTGATGAGTTCTGTCCACGGGACATGAAAGTTACAAGGCTCTGCAGGAAGATTGATACATGCCATGTTTAAAAACGATGCCTCATGGCCATCTAGTAATACATTCCTCTTCAGGGTGCGTCTGCGAGTCCACTGCACACTGTGTATTATGCAGTGCCCGTCCATCATGTCAAGTCAACTTCTGGCAAGCCGCCTCACGAGCCCTTTCCCTTGGACGATCCTTTGCGatcgccgttgccgttgccgtcaccgccgtTCCAGAACTTTTGGTCCACCTTGTCATCAGGAGCCCGCATGCCGCGGTCGTGCTTCTGTTGGAAGTGCTCGTTGTGTTCGCGCACCTCGGCCTTCTGCTCGCTcgtcagctcgtcggcgagcccgTCCCCGCCGGCGATGCTCGAGTTGAAGACCTttggccggggcggcgcgttgggcgacgagctggacaagggctcgccgccgccggtacggccgagcgcgccggagccgtcccccgcgacgacgtcgtccatGGGGTCGGCGATGGTGCCGGGATGCTCTTCCTCCTTGGGGtcctgcttcttcttctcgctgTCCGGCTTGTTCTCGACGCGGAgccgggcggtggtggcgatggcgcgggaCGGGGGGCAgcgtgctggcggcggtagGGTCGTAGCGGTGGGACGCAGCGATGCGGACCGTGGTAGGAGTAGGAGGCTGCGGAGGGAGGGCATGTTGGCTGTAGATATTTTTTTCTTAGTTGATAGCGAATTTTTGAGATTGGTTTCGCCGAAAGGAGGTTGTTTGTTGCTGTATTGAGAGATTGATGGGAGCTGCGGGTGTTGATGTGTGCGGTGCTCAAGGTACTGGATCGTGACGTCAAAGCTCTGACATCACCGTCTCGAGCAGTAACGAtcggcggcgcatggcgcGACACGCTGCATGCACAAGATGTGTCCTTTGTTTCATTAATATTTTTTAGAGGAAACAATGATTTCCGTCGTAATACATTAATCGGCCAGTCCCGTCCGTCTATCATAAACGCCGTCTGTAAATAAATGTGAGTGCCCCTGCGCCTGGCTGCGTACTAAGTAATAAACCACACAAAAGTAAGAAGAAAACAACACCCGAGGACCATTTTCGAATCAAGCACTCGCATCAGCTGTCACCCGTATGAGCAGCGACCCCATCCCCGGGACCTTGCCGTAGCTGCGGTGCGCCTCCTGGATGTCGTCCATGTCCCAGACCTGCTTGATGGGCGCCTCGatgcggccctcgcgcgccagctTTATGAGCTCCCTCAGCTCGGGCTGGAAgttgctgtcgtcgcgggTGATGGAGTACATGGCGGTCGCCTTGCGGGACCAGAACGCGAGGTTACGGCCCAGCAGCTTCGCCACGTACGGGATCAtcgagcggcggccgctgctctgGGTCTCGCCCTCCCCGGACAGCGCGCTCAGGTTGCCGCCATAGCCGACGAGAAGGCTCGGCTCGTTGGCGCTGAGGATGGCGTAGCTCTCGTCGAAGCTCTCGAagccgagggcgtcgaagacgacgtgcgcgccgccgaggtcccGCATGGCGGCCATCCAGCGCTTGTCCGTGTACACGAACGggtgggcgccgcgggccgcgaGGGAGGCGTGGTTGCGCTGCGAGGCGGTGCCgtagacgacggcgccgcgcatcTGGCACAGGACCATGAGGGCGtggcccacggcgccgctgagCCCGTGGACGAAGACGcgctgcccggcggcgacgtgggccTTGCGCGCGACCATGCCGTAGGCCGTGTTCCAGTCGAGGGAGAGGGCGCAGGCGACGCGCGGGTCCAGCCCGGCGGGGACGGGCGCGAGGTGCTTCGCGGGGACGTTGATGAGCTCCGACTGGGCGTCGtagacggtgacggcgacgacgaggtcgccggccCGGATGTCGTcggaggaagacgaagagcagccgtcggcgacgtcgacgacgcgcccggCGAAGCAGTAGCCCGGCGTCaggggcgcgccgcgctgcatCGGGTACGTGCCCATGCGCAtgttgacgtcggcgccggagaAGCCGCTGTACAGGACGCGGACTTGGACCTCGCCGCGGGATGGGGCGGGCATGGgcgcggtggtgatggcgaggacggagGGGTGGCCAAAGGCTGTGACGACGACCTTgcgcgttgtcgtcgtcggcggcggcgcggtggatGCGATGGCAGACATGTTGATGGATGAGGGATGTGATGATGAGATTGGCTATGTGAGGTTGGGTGTTGATTCAATGGCAGCGAAAGGGAACAGTTGATGTCGATGAGGCGGTTGTGAATTGATGGGTTGTttgagctggtcgacgagtGACTGTCTGATATCGTCACTTTTCATccggtcgacgacgacgctttATATCCATGATGGCAAGACAGCACAGACACGGCTACACGCCGCGACAGACGCCCGTTCCATGGCTGCAGCCACGCATCACGACGTCCCGAGTAGGTGCAACCGGCGGTGCAAGGGGTAATGCGGACACCGAGGGTcatgttgacgatgccgaccgATGGCCGTCAAGATGCCCGGGCCGCCGTGGAGACACCAAGCCACCACTATCACCAGGAcagccgccacggcgccgagggaACTGTGAAGCAAGGCATgacggcatggccgccagccacATTGACGGCTATTCACCTAGCCTGCGTTCGGTGAAGTTGTCCATGTTCacggctgcggcggtggctgcgaCGGACAACCTGATGAAGAGTCGAGCCACGCTCGCTAGCGCCTAGAGTCGGCCGAATAATGGCCCCGCCAGCCATCGATGTCGGTGGTCGGCGCGCCGTCCTGCCGTGGGCCGTTGTCGGTCGGCCCCTGCTTGCTCGTCGGCTTCGGGTGGATGTTGCTGGTTGGTATGACCTGAGCATCCAGTctcacggccgccaacaCACACCAGCGTGTCCGCTAGGCTCATCTTCTGCTTTGGCCTGCATCAGAGTGTAGGTGTTTTATCCACCTTATTAGCCGTCGAGGGGGAGATTCCTTGTTAGGTGAATTTGAACGTTTGGCTTTCAGCCCCTTGGTCTGACCTTGATCATCGGAGCACGTAGTCAAGACGCTGTGATGCCAGTCATGTGGGCAAACACAGGCCCCTGCACCCTGATTCAGGTGATGACTTGTTGCAGTCCCCATATCAGCATGTATGCGCATTTACACTGGCTCTTGTGAAGCTATCTATGTATGTACTCTATTTCATCACGCACATGCTCGCATATGCAGACGAGACACCGACTGCATGAATCGTGTTCGTCTCatcatctcatctcatctaGTAAAGGCCCCATTCCACCTTTTGCTGCTTAATGTTTCCGTTGCACTGCATCGTGCCCTTGGcgccgaccttgccgccgccgccaaactgCTTGACCGCGTCcttgatgatgtcgacgacgtcctgcGCGCCCACGTCAAAGTTGGAGTTGCCCTTGCGGCCCTTGCCCGTGACGCCAAACTTGCACTCGCCGAAGTGCAATATCTCGCGCTGCGTCTCGATGAAGGTGTTCCACGACCCCGAGGTGCCCTCGATGTTCTTGACG
Above is a genomic segment from Purpureocillium takamizusanense chromosome 2, complete sequence containing:
- the SVP26 gene encoding erv26 super protein (COG:I~COG:T~EggNog:ENOG503P13K~TransMembrane:5 (o6-30i44-61o67-84i96-116o136-159i)), coding for MWILPLIGYAGAILGFCFLTLAIASGLYYLSELVEEHTVIAKRLLTRLIYTVIGVQVALWLLDGFPFWSSLLGIVAHVVYLGNMRRFPFVRLSDPLFLLSCLLVLLDHWVWFRHFSHSQTRAYQRSSYYDAVDAPSFTMIASYFGLCVWLVPFALFVSLSAGDNVLPTMGTEPVRGVDGKARPQGMVKAVVDSVRGAIGEIAGLTGLERP
- a CDS encoding uncharacterized protein (EggNog:ENOG503P7QJ), which codes for MPSLRSLLLLPRSASLRPTATTLPPPARCPPSRAIATTARLRVENKPDSEKKKQDPKEEEHPGTIADPMDDVVAGDGSGALGRTGGGEPLSSSSPNAPPRPKVFNSSIAGGDGLADELTSEQKAEVREHNEHFQQKHDRGMRAPDDKVDQKFWNGGDGNGNGDRKGSSKGKGS
- a CDS encoding uncharacterized protein (COG:C~EggNog:ENOG503Q4PF), whose amino-acid sequence is MSAIASTAPPPTTTTRKVVVTAFGHPSVLAITTAPMPAPSRGEVQVRVLYSGFSGADVNMRMGTYPMQRGAPLTPGYCFAGRVVDVADGCSSSSSDDIRAGDLVVAVTVYDAQSELINVPAKHLAPVPAGLDPRVACALSLDWNTAYGMVARKAHVAAGQRVFVHGLSGAVGHALMVLCQMRGAVVYGTASQRNHASLAARGAHPFVYTDKRWMAAMRDLGGAHVVFDALGFESFDESYAILSANEPSLLVGYGGNLSALSGEGETQSSGRRSMIPYVAKLLGRNLAFWSRKATAMYSITRDDSNFQPELRELIKLAREGRIEAPIKQVWDMDDIQEAHRSYGKVPGMGSLLIRVTADASA